Proteins from a single region of Thunnus albacares chromosome 16, fThuAlb1.1, whole genome shotgun sequence:
- the si:dkey-1j5.4 gene encoding leucine-rich repeat-containing protein 15: protein MKACSGGMQYFVLLMAAMLWMVQAIADVCPDACQCSRKSDTEKSEVNCHKRGLRVFPSKLPPDAWILKLGENGITDLKANALRSVPKIESINLERNAIKSIHPQAFSGAKQLMLLNLYGNHITNLPPRGFQDLLNLRFLMLGQNQIGILKPEMFAGMRNLSDLDLPLNALTMLPPNAFKPLIALKVLDLSLNRIQRIAPKAFSGLRQLLFLNLDNNSVKTVSAGAFKPLRSLEMLVLDNNLMSTLSSSALDGLVSLQELYLRNNELDHLPPDVFSNMPKLSQLALSGNRLKTVDGNMLAHMPELKKLYLHDNPWQCDCNISSLVQWMGQTKVTLSPRDSLKCVSPPELRNKSLGSLQTSKLLCHT from the exons ATGAAAGCTTGCTCAG GGGGGATGCAGTACTTTGTGTTGTTGATGGCTGCGATGCTGTGGATGGTTCAGGCTATAGCAGATGTCTGTCCTGATGCCTGTCAATGCTCCAgaaagtcagacacagaaaagtCAGAGGTCAACTGTCATAAGAGAGGGCTTCGTGTCTTTCCCTCCAAACTTCCCCCTGATGCTTGGATCCTCAAATTGG GTGAGAATGGCATCACAGACCTGAAGGCCAATGCCCTGAGATCAGTTCCAAAGATTGAGAGTATCAACCTGGAACGAAATGCCATCAAGTCCATCCATCCCCAGGCTTTCTCTGGTGCAAAGCAGCTGATGCTCCTCAATCTTTACGGCAACCACATCACCAACCTTCCACCGAGGGGATTCCAG GACCTCCTGAACCTTCGCTTCCTCATGCTGGGACAAAACCAGATTGGCATACTCAAACCTGAGATGTTTGCCGGCATGAGGAACCTGTCAGATCTGGATCTTCCTCTCAACGCGCTGACAATGCTCCCACCTAATGCCTTTAAGCCTTTGATTGCTCTCAAAGTTTTAGATCTTTCCCTGAATCGCATCCAGAGGATCGCTCCTAAGGCCTTCAGTGGACTCAGACAGCTCCTGTTCCTCAACTTAGACAACAACAG TGTGAAAACTGTTTCTGCTGGAGCATTCAAGCCATTGCGATCTCTGGAGATGCTGGTTCTAGACAACAACCTTATGTCCACACTGAGCTCATCAGCGTTGGATGGCCTGGTCAGCTTGCAg GAACTCTACCTGAGGAACAACGAGCTGGATCACCTGCCACCTGATGTGTTCAGTAACATGCCCAAGCTTTCTCAGCTGGCTCTCAGTGGAAACCGCCTCAAGacagtggatggaaacatgtTGGCCCATATGCCTG AATTGAAGAAGTTGTACCTCCATGACAACCCTTGGCAGTGTGACTGTAACATCAGCTCCTTGGTGCAGTGGATGGGGCAGACCAAGGTCACCCTGTCACCTCGGGATTCCCTGAAGTGTGTGAGTCCTCCGGAGCTTCGAAACAAGAGCCTAGGCAGCCTCCAAACCTCCAAGCTGCTCTGCCACACCTAA